One Paenibacillus crassostreae DNA segment encodes these proteins:
- the greA gene encoding transcription elongation factor GreA has protein sequence MAKEEIILTKDGLAKLESELKDLKTVKRKELAERLKLAISYGDLKENSEYHSAKNDQSFMETRIKILEKMLTKAKVVDSTNLDLSVVNVGSIVILNDIEFSEKIEYQIVGPAEADVLDNKISYESPLGKELMGKKLGEVISVTAPMGVIKYELLEIKAL, from the coding sequence ATGGCAAAAGAAGAAATAATTTTAACCAAAGATGGATTAGCTAAATTAGAGTCCGAACTAAAAGACCTTAAGACCGTGAAGCGCAAGGAATTAGCGGAGCGTCTTAAATTAGCGATTAGTTATGGTGATCTGAAGGAGAATAGTGAATATCATTCTGCCAAAAACGATCAATCTTTCATGGAGACTCGAATTAAGATATTGGAAAAGATGCTAACAAAAGCAAAGGTCGTCGATTCAACTAACCTAGATTTAAGCGTCGTAAATGTTGGATCTATTGTTATCTTAAATGATATTGAATTTTCCGAGAAGATTGAATATCAAATTGTGGGTCCTGCTGAAGCGGATGTACTGGATAATAAAATTTCCTATGAAAGCCCACTAGGGAAAGAACTAATGGGGAAAAAGCTTGGTGAAGTAATTAGTGTAACCGCACCTATGGGAGTTATAAAGTACGAGTTACTAGAAATAAAAGCACTTTAA
- a CDS encoding glycosyltransferase family 4 protein gives MRLALFTDTFVPQMNGVSNTLQRLTIYLEQREIEYLVFAPKSAPRDIYADPVRPITSIPFFLYPECRLALPNLLAIRTELDRFRPSLIHLATPFNLGLCGLRYAQNHSIPYVTSYHTHFDRYLEYYRMKGIIPLYWSFIKWFHRSCDATFVPSRDTMDTLQYQGINRLKLWSRGVDCEIFTPEKRNNHIREQYGITEPFLLLYVGRIAPEKDIDILTTMMQTLPDSLKERVHWLVVGDGPLLTDLREQVPSNVTFTGYKQGEELSQLYASADIFVFPSSTETFGNVVLEAMASGLPVIAANSGGVREIVIPDVTGVLCEPRQPESFIKELSHYINNPAKLASLGIEARRVALTRSWDAIFDDLIENYTHIIDSHRIINTSSIYTA, from the coding sequence ATGCGACTCGCCTTATTTACCGACACTTTTGTTCCACAAATGAATGGCGTGTCTAACACGCTTCAAAGGTTGACCATCTATTTAGAGCAGCGAGAGATAGAGTATCTCGTATTTGCACCTAAAAGTGCCCCGCGGGATATTTATGCTGATCCGGTACGCCCCATTACTAGTATCCCATTCTTTCTCTATCCGGAGTGCAGACTTGCCCTACCCAATCTGTTAGCCATACGTACCGAACTCGATCGATTTCGTCCTAGTCTAATCCATTTAGCTACCCCATTCAACCTCGGTTTATGCGGCCTCCGGTACGCCCAAAATCATTCTATTCCCTATGTTACTTCCTATCACACCCACTTCGACCGTTACCTTGAGTATTATCGAATGAAAGGAATTATCCCTCTATACTGGTCTTTCATCAAATGGTTCCATCGCTCCTGTGATGCTACCTTCGTTCCGTCTCGCGATACAATGGATACCTTGCAATACCAAGGCATCAATCGCTTGAAATTATGGTCTAGAGGGGTTGACTGTGAGATATTCACACCTGAGAAGCGTAACAACCATATTAGAGAACAATACGGAATCACGGAACCCTTCTTATTGCTCTATGTAGGACGGATCGCCCCTGAGAAAGATATAGACATTCTAACTACTATGATGCAGACATTACCAGACTCATTAAAGGAACGTGTACATTGGCTTGTTGTTGGAGATGGTCCTCTTTTAACCGACCTACGGGAACAAGTACCCTCGAATGTGACTTTCACTGGCTACAAGCAAGGTGAAGAACTATCACAGCTCTATGCATCTGCTGATATTTTCGTGTTCCCTTCTAGCACCGAAACCTTCGGTAACGTAGTGCTTGAAGCTATGGCTTCAGGATTGCCTGTCATTGCTGCGAATTCGGGTGGGGTAAGAGAGATTGTAATTCCTGATGTCACAGGGGTGTTATGTGAACCACGGCAACCCGAATCATTTATCAAGGAGCTTAGCCACTATATCAATAACCCAGCCAAATTAGCCTCCCTCGGAATTGAAGCACGTCGAGTAGCTCTTACCCGATCTTGGGATGCTATTTTCGATGACCTAATCGAGAATTACACCCACATCATCGACTCTCATCGAATAATCAACACCTCCAGTATTTACACGGCTTAA
- a CDS encoding ABC transporter substrate-binding protein — MKLHNQFLRLHSHYGGSEDIQVTLDELASTLQCTHRNASTIIRKMSEHGWVLWQSQRGRGNRSTLQFLIDPEEIAAQSMMQAINRQDLRHAIEQIRVHARSSTMQDRLQEWLLTYFGHHAEIKSEKQIDTLRLPIRQQLHTVDPLYMNLLAESFVSSHIFDGLVRRSNNTHEILPNIAHAWEVDSSRCQWTFYLRKEVLFHHGTLMTAQDVVFTFERLIETSQRMLYSFIIKQIQSVRAINPTTVSITLKEPHELFLFFLCTSRATIVPQGLDQLGEHGFGVRPIGTGPFKVTEFNDSVCVLEVFPHYFQGRAHLDRVEIIQIPWSMGKESSDQIEPISPFHIIHNHASGAESSWSQIHSGASVRKFITCNTKKEGPLNDPNLRAHMLSCLRGEPIHLAQGVIDPQPVHLQIATIPQYRQDAHVIAESLANFGYVCKVVSTSVEEFKGSIRLESDLIVFSLIRDQDEQLRLFDLYLTMTDHVEPHTRVDIETTLHQVSRESEPQVRTQLFQSIENRLIQEHQLHILYEKPVQTAYLPTVRGVTFNSQGWVDLRHIWFPPI; from the coding sequence ATGAAGCTACATAACCAATTCTTGCGTCTGCATTCCCATTATGGAGGATCTGAAGATATTCAAGTCACCTTAGATGAGTTAGCAAGCACACTTCAATGCACTCACCGAAATGCATCTACAATCATTCGTAAAATGTCCGAACACGGTTGGGTTCTTTGGCAATCCCAGCGTGGACGCGGGAATCGATCTACTTTGCAATTCCTAATTGATCCCGAGGAAATCGCTGCTCAATCGATGATGCAGGCGATCAACCGCCAAGATCTCCGACATGCCATTGAACAAATCAGAGTCCATGCTAGGTCATCCACGATGCAAGATCGACTGCAAGAGTGGTTACTCACTTACTTCGGACACCATGCCGAGATTAAGAGTGAGAAACAGATCGATACCCTTCGTCTACCTATTCGTCAGCAGCTTCATACCGTTGACCCTTTATACATGAATCTTTTGGCTGAATCCTTTGTTTCTAGCCATATATTTGATGGTCTCGTTCGAAGATCAAATAATACACATGAGATTCTTCCGAATATTGCGCATGCTTGGGAGGTCGATTCCAGTCGCTGTCAATGGACATTCTACCTACGTAAAGAAGTCCTATTCCATCATGGCACTTTGATGACTGCTCAAGATGTGGTATTTACATTTGAGCGATTAATAGAGACATCGCAACGGATGTTATATAGCTTTATTATCAAACAAATCCAATCTGTAAGAGCTATCAATCCAACTACAGTGAGCATTACGTTAAAAGAACCTCATGAGCTATTCTTATTCTTCTTATGTACAAGTCGTGCAACTATTGTCCCGCAGGGTTTAGATCAATTGGGGGAGCATGGATTCGGTGTTAGGCCGATCGGGACAGGACCTTTTAAAGTTACGGAATTCAATGATAGTGTGTGCGTATTGGAGGTATTTCCACATTATTTCCAAGGAAGAGCACATTTAGATCGCGTGGAGATTATCCAAATCCCTTGGAGTATGGGGAAAGAATCCTCCGATCAGATAGAACCGATATCCCCTTTTCACATTATTCATAATCACGCATCAGGCGCCGAATCATCTTGGAGCCAGATTCATTCGGGAGCTTCAGTAAGGAAATTCATTACTTGTAACACCAAAAAAGAGGGACCCCTAAACGATCCTAACCTCAGAGCTCATATGCTATCCTGTCTACGTGGTGAACCTATTCATCTTGCTCAAGGAGTCATAGATCCACAACCTGTTCATCTGCAAATTGCCACGATTCCGCAATATCGCCAAGATGCTCATGTTATAGCTGAGAGCCTAGCCAACTTCGGTTATGTGTGCAAAGTTGTATCTACTTCGGTCGAGGAGTTCAAAGGCTCCATTCGTTTGGAATCTGATCTGATTGTCTTCTCTTTAATCCGTGATCAGGATGAGCAACTTCGCCTATTCGACCTCTATTTAACGATGACGGATCATGTTGAACCACATACTCGGGTAGATATCGAAACAACACTCCATCAAGTATCACGCGAATCAGAGCCACAAGTTCGTACCCAATTATTCCAATCGATTGAGAATCGCCTCATTCAAGAACATCAATTGCATATATTATATGAAAAACCAGTTCAGACCGCTTATCTCCCTACCGTTCGCGGAGTGACTTTTAATAGTCAAGGTTGGGTCGATCTAAGACATATTTGGTTCCCGCCGATTTAA
- a CDS encoding DUF4153 domain-containing protein, translating into MMMNKLITRLGRPLVALMGAFVLAIAHQYLFYDQALGVSYPIFVGLLYLYMFYNAKDQRTKPTLFGWTLFGAILLLSLTYVLFHNPFFRGLNFIVVPSLFFLHMTYTFSTKRPAWFKPQMIVDGLDHLIVQSLRHVPTAFRLVKTSAGSTMGERRKATIGKVLMGIVIAMPLMIIVISLLTSADGAFDQLLSGIPGFLSHFSFGEGIFRFIWLCVVCVLLFGYLWGFIDSKKFEWGHNEASDPLLNRASDQHIDRATVHTVQYRSDPFKLELDPIVTATVLVAINIVYVLFVIVQFSYLFGAGEGMLTSGSSYADYARSGFFELIAVTTINFALLMGTIIFSKTERNLLQRINNIMLYILVTCSCVMLYSAFIRLVLYEQAYGYTYIRFLVHAFMIFLAVLLIIAGLRIHFKTLPLAKFYIVFGIVSYVILNYMGMDHIIAENNIVRYQESGVLDEEYLHSLSTDAIPTIINFSQEEHSIMDEHLTEQWKILSEKDRDWASFNLSVYRAERALEDYLGT; encoded by the coding sequence ATGATGATGAATAAGCTTATAACCAGATTAGGGCGGCCACTTGTTGCGCTTATGGGGGCATTTGTTCTAGCGATTGCTCACCAATACCTTTTCTATGACCAGGCTCTAGGGGTATCATATCCGATATTTGTTGGACTTCTATACTTGTATATGTTCTATAATGCAAAGGATCAAAGGACGAAGCCGACATTATTCGGGTGGACGTTATTTGGAGCTATTCTGCTGTTATCGTTAACGTACGTATTATTTCATAATCCATTCTTTCGTGGGCTCAACTTCATTGTAGTTCCTTCATTATTCTTCTTACATATGACGTATACATTTAGTACTAAGAGACCAGCATGGTTTAAGCCGCAGATGATTGTAGACGGATTAGACCATCTTATTGTACAAAGTCTACGTCATGTACCTACTGCATTTAGATTAGTGAAGACTTCAGCAGGAAGTACAATGGGAGAACGTCGCAAAGCTACTATAGGTAAAGTGCTGATGGGTATAGTTATTGCGATGCCATTAATGATCATTGTTATCTCATTATTAACTTCAGCAGATGGTGCATTCGACCAACTACTTTCCGGAATACCTGGATTCCTTAGTCATTTCTCATTCGGGGAGGGGATCTTCAGATTTATCTGGTTATGCGTAGTATGTGTTCTATTGTTCGGATATCTATGGGGATTTATTGACTCTAAAAAATTTGAATGGGGACATAACGAAGCTTCCGATCCATTGCTAAATCGGGCTTCGGATCAACATATAGATCGGGCGACCGTGCATACTGTCCAGTATAGATCTGACCCATTTAAGCTCGAATTAGACCCTATAGTCACAGCTACAGTATTAGTTGCCATCAATATCGTTTATGTGTTGTTTGTTATTGTGCAATTCTCCTATTTGTTTGGTGCAGGGGAAGGGATGTTAACGAGTGGATCTTCTTATGCAGATTATGCAAGAAGCGGGTTCTTCGAACTGATCGCAGTAACGACAATCAATTTTGCTCTATTAATGGGTACGATTATATTTAGTAAGACAGAGCGTAATCTATTACAGAGAATAAACAATATTATGCTATATATATTAGTTACATGTTCTTGTGTCATGCTGTATTCCGCCTTTATCCGACTCGTTCTATATGAACAAGCCTACGGATATACGTATATTCGTTTTCTTGTTCACGCGTTTATGATCTTTCTAGCCGTATTATTGATCATTGCTGGGCTACGCATTCATTTTAAGACCCTTCCATTGGCTAAATTCTATATTGTGTTCGGTATCGTTTCTTATGTGATCCTTAATTACATGGGGATGGATCATATCATTGCTGAGAATAATATAGTGCGCTACCAAGAGAGTGGAGTGCTTGATGAAGAATACTTGCATAGTTTATCTACAGATGCGATCCCAACAATTATTAATTTTAGCCAAGAGGAGCATTCAATCATGGATGAGCATCTAACGGAACAATGGAAAATCTTATCTGAGAAAGATCGGGATTGGGCTTCGTTCAATCTATCTGTATATCGAGCAGAGCGAGCGTTGGAGGATTATTTAGGGACCTAA
- a CDS encoding glycosyl hydrolase, with amino-acid sequence MDIVKNSTPCNPNASEEVKAVMKYLSSISGKGIITGQHTQTTVQKELRYIEEVTGKLPALCGFELLAYSPNINYEDANEACLLEVEENKNTLANAWDWVLNKKGLLTLTWHWFSPLYGKDKSFYAEHTTFDATQAVIEGTDEYKALIADMDVMAGILQEFSDKNIPILWRPFHESEGTWFWWGAKGPEAAKQLYRIMYDRYTNVHKLNNLIWVWNSPLVEGYVGDDVTDVISRDLYPEKHNHTDLKKEFDELVQITPTNKIVALGEIGVIPSVSQLAETRIPWTWYMTWSNEFGSSEEWNSKEELHKAYHHDYAITLDKLPKLF; translated from the coding sequence ATGGATATTGTAAAAAATTCAACACCATGCAACCCTAACGCCTCTGAAGAGGTAAAAGCAGTAATGAAGTATCTCAGTAGTATTTCAGGAAAGGGTATTATCACTGGGCAACACACACAAACAACCGTGCAAAAGGAACTTCGCTACATTGAAGAAGTAACAGGAAAGCTTCCTGCCCTTTGTGGATTTGAACTCCTTGCATATTCACCAAACATTAACTATGAGGACGCTAATGAAGCCTGCTTATTAGAAGTAGAAGAAAATAAGAATACACTTGCTAATGCCTGGGATTGGGTTCTGAACAAAAAGGGATTACTTACACTTACTTGGCACTGGTTCTCGCCTCTTTATGGTAAGGATAAATCGTTCTATGCGGAGCACACCACCTTTGATGCAACCCAAGCAGTTATTGAGGGTACTGATGAATACAAAGCATTAATAGCAGATATGGATGTTATGGCTGGCATTTTACAAGAATTCAGTGATAAAAATATTCCAATCTTATGGCGTCCTTTTCATGAGTCCGAAGGAACATGGTTTTGGTGGGGCGCAAAGGGGCCAGAAGCTGCTAAACAACTTTACAGAATTATGTATGATAGATACACGAATGTGCACAAATTAAATAATTTGATCTGGGTTTGGAATTCACCGTTGGTAGAGGGATATGTAGGTGATGACGTAACAGACGTAATCTCCAGAGATTTGTATCCAGAGAAGCATAATCATACAGATTTGAAAAAGGAATTTGATGAGCTTGTTCAAATTACTCCAACGAATAAAATTGTAGCTCTTGGAGAAATAGGTGTCATTCCTAGTGTATCGCAACTAGCTGAGACAAGAATTCCTTGGACTTGGTATATGACCTGGTCTAATGAATTTGGCTCTTCAGAAGAGTGGAATTCAAAAGAGGAGTTACATAAAGCGTACCACCATGATTACGCGATAACTCTAGACAAACTACCGAAGTTGTTCTGA
- a CDS encoding beta-mannosidase yields MLLDTDWKLKWFDEGEFRDLEIAHPDYIDHFWISTQVPGDVHSTLIAKNLIDDPFIGHNDIKCQWIEEKVWWYRTVFKWDKGVGDSERCELTFDGLDTFATIFLNGIEIGNTENMFISHTFDVTRELLDGKNVIAVKFDPLSKHIAEKKPNPSFYSSYSKERIWVRKAQMHFGWDWGPRLVAVGIWQPVRLERMKIAKLDDVFARTAEISETTAKVDINVKVEAFKGEDDLEVVIRLSDGEDVLEERKSVVSEQVKLTLEVENPTLWWTHDLGTPHLYKLEVELWMGNEILDVYARDFGIRTIEVMQKDALGNNRFTFVLNGVETFSKGANWIPVHSFFGASPDARYRHLISLSRESNLNMLRVWGGGIYEKDVFYEECDRQGLLVWQDFMFACALYPDFNKNFMRNVKEEIEAVVKRLRNYSCMAIWCGNNEIDWCYEFKYVDGSIEQTPFYGEKIFHELMPKVLKELDPTRLYWPSSPFGGNDHNDDSVGDRHNWQVWHGNVYPRQFGERTITDYSASGVSFKHFKNDKGLFISEFGMHASASRYTLERHIPEGQFYWGSDEMEYRNKDFHRPKGILLMDGYTGIPTDIEQYMMFSMLTQAEGLKYGIEHYRRNKPVTSGAIYWQLNDCWPGTSWAVIDYDLIPKAAYFYSKKFFANVLLTLDHDPGQDLKIWAVNDLLVPYEDVIELVVYDFDGNIIYTHDFIVNVGANAANQIGKLKEQEVLNGRQANDVVVVLRSKQSKAGDNYYHLIEQKHVHLLPVKLEVEVDEKQGEVKIRSDRFARCVRLELAQDMVTFSDNYCDLLPGATLTVKIGHLENAPINWDSLRISTLNDVMQ; encoded by the coding sequence ATGCTACTAGATACAGATTGGAAGTTGAAATGGTTTGATGAAGGGGAATTTCGAGATCTAGAGATTGCTCATCCAGATTATATTGATCACTTTTGGATTTCCACGCAGGTACCAGGTGATGTTCATTCCACATTGATTGCCAAGAATTTGATCGATGATCCTTTTATTGGACATAACGATATCAAATGTCAGTGGATCGAAGAAAAGGTATGGTGGTATCGAACCGTTTTCAAGTGGGACAAAGGCGTGGGGGACAGCGAAAGATGCGAGTTGACGTTCGATGGACTCGATACCTTTGCAACTATTTTTCTGAACGGTATTGAAATCGGTAATACGGAGAATATGTTTATCAGTCACACTTTTGATGTTACCCGTGAGCTTCTTGATGGTAAAAATGTAATCGCTGTCAAATTTGATCCTCTATCTAAGCATATTGCTGAGAAAAAGCCGAATCCAAGTTTTTATTCCAGTTATTCAAAAGAGCGCATATGGGTTCGTAAAGCACAGATGCATTTTGGCTGGGATTGGGGCCCGCGTCTAGTAGCGGTAGGTATTTGGCAACCTGTCCGGTTAGAGCGGATGAAAATTGCGAAATTGGATGATGTGTTTGCACGAACTGCTGAGATAAGTGAAACAACAGCAAAAGTAGATATTAATGTGAAGGTTGAAGCGTTCAAGGGAGAAGATGATTTAGAAGTTGTCATCCGCTTGTCTGATGGTGAAGATGTTCTTGAAGAACGTAAAAGCGTTGTTAGCGAACAGGTGAAACTAACGCTCGAAGTAGAGAACCCGACATTGTGGTGGACTCATGATCTCGGTACGCCTCATTTGTATAAGCTTGAAGTAGAACTCTGGATGGGGAATGAAATTCTAGATGTTTATGCAAGGGATTTCGGAATTCGAACGATTGAAGTAATGCAAAAAGATGCATTGGGCAATAATCGCTTTACCTTTGTATTAAATGGTGTGGAGACGTTCTCAAAGGGTGCGAATTGGATTCCTGTTCACAGCTTTTTTGGTGCATCACCTGATGCAAGGTATCGTCACTTGATTTCATTATCACGTGAATCCAATCTAAACATGCTTCGTGTCTGGGGCGGCGGTATCTATGAAAAAGATGTGTTCTATGAGGAATGTGATCGACAAGGTTTACTCGTATGGCAAGATTTTATGTTCGCTTGTGCACTTTATCCCGATTTCAACAAAAACTTCATGCGCAATGTGAAGGAAGAAATTGAAGCAGTGGTAAAACGCCTGCGTAACTATAGCTGTATGGCAATTTGGTGTGGAAACAACGAAATCGACTGGTGTTATGAGTTTAAATATGTGGATGGTAGCATCGAGCAAACACCTTTTTACGGTGAGAAGATATTTCACGAATTAATGCCCAAGGTTCTAAAGGAGCTTGATCCTACGCGGCTATATTGGCCGAGTTCCCCGTTTGGCGGTAACGACCATAATGACGATAGTGTGGGTGATCGGCATAATTGGCAGGTATGGCATGGCAATGTGTATCCGCGCCAATTTGGCGAGAGAACGATCACGGATTATAGTGCCTCAGGGGTAAGTTTCAAACATTTCAAAAATGATAAGGGATTGTTTATTAGTGAATTCGGTATGCATGCCTCAGCCAGCCGTTATACACTAGAGCGTCATATTCCCGAGGGTCAATTCTATTGGGGTAGTGATGAGATGGAATATCGTAATAAAGATTTCCATCGACCAAAAGGCATCCTGCTCATGGATGGATATACGGGTATACCAACGGATATTGAACAATATATGATGTTCTCTATGCTCACACAGGCAGAAGGGTTGAAATATGGAATTGAACATTATCGACGTAACAAACCTGTGACCAGTGGTGCGATTTATTGGCAGTTAAATGATTGTTGGCCAGGTACGAGCTGGGCAGTCATTGATTACGATTTAATTCCGAAAGCAGCTTATTTCTACTCGAAGAAATTCTTTGCAAATGTATTGCTGACTTTGGATCATGACCCCGGACAGGATTTAAAGATTTGGGCAGTTAATGATCTGCTAGTGCCTTATGAAGATGTTATCGAGCTAGTAGTATATGATTTTGATGGAAATATCATTTATACACATGACTTTATAGTGAACGTTGGAGCTAATGCAGCGAATCAGATAGGGAAATTGAAAGAGCAGGAAGTACTGAACGGCCGACAGGCTAATGATGTTGTTGTTGTACTTCGGTCGAAGCAAAGCAAAGCTGGGGACAACTATTACCACTTGATCGAACAAAAGCATGTCCATTTACTACCAGTGAAGCTCGAAGTAGAGGTAGATGAGAAGCAAGGTGAAGTGAAGATCCGTTCTGATCGCTTTGCGCGATGTGTTCGATTGGAATTGGCGCAAGACATGGTAACGTTCAGTGATAATTATTGCGATCTGCTACCAGGTGCGACGTTGACAGTGAAAATCGGACATCTGGAGAATGCACCAATAAACTGGGATTCACTGCGGATATCGACGTTAAATGATGTTATGCAGTGA